The following are from one region of the Haloactinomyces albus genome:
- a CDS encoding GlsB/YeaQ/YmgE family stress response membrane protein, whose protein sequence is MIGFIVAGLVIGALARLVKPGKQNLGILATLLLGLVGSVIGGVIANLLGTGGIFELNVIGFIVAVIASVALIGSAESLTSSRHKQRNVR, encoded by the coding sequence ATGATCGGATTCATCGTCGCCGGCCTGGTCATCGGTGCCTTGGCTCGCCTGGTCAAGCCCGGCAAGCAGAATCTCGGCATCCTCGCCACGTTGCTGCTGGGCCTTGTTGGTTCGGTGATCGGCGGAGTGATCGCGAACCTGCTCGGAACCGGGGGCATCTTCGAGCTCAACGTCATCGGTTTCATCGTCGCCGTCATCGCGTCGGTGGCCCTGATCGGGAGCGCCGAAAGCCTCACCAGTTCACGTCACAAGCAGCGAAACGTTCGCTGA
- a CDS encoding class I SAM-dependent methyltransferase: protein MPTELLQRAEQAVGFMPVDEGLALHRATVDYLGQGLALEVGTYCGKSAIYLGAAARATGGLVVTVDHHRGSEEHQPGWEYHDPELVDAHTGRLDTLGEFRRTIARAGLEEQVVALVGRSPVTAAFWRSPLALLFIDGGHTDAAAVADYEGWAPWVVPGGALVIHDVFPDPNDGGQAPYRIYRRAVDSAAFREIRTAGSLRVLERIGGEVGRL, encoded by the coding sequence ATGCCCACGGAACTACTGCAGCGGGCCGAGCAGGCAGTCGGATTCATGCCCGTCGACGAGGGGTTGGCGCTGCACCGGGCAACCGTGGATTACCTCGGGCAGGGACTCGCCCTCGAGGTCGGCACCTACTGCGGCAAGTCGGCGATCTACCTCGGCGCCGCCGCACGGGCCACCGGCGGCCTGGTGGTCACGGTGGATCACCACCGAGGCTCCGAAGAGCACCAGCCCGGCTGGGAGTACCACGACCCGGAGCTGGTCGATGCCCACACCGGACGGCTGGACACCCTGGGGGAGTTCCGCCGCACGATCGCCCGGGCCGGTCTGGAGGAGCAGGTCGTCGCGCTGGTGGGGCGTTCGCCGGTCACCGCCGCCTTCTGGCGCAGCCCACTGGCTCTGCTGTTCATCGACGGCGGCCACACCGACGCTGCCGCCGTCGCCGATTACGAAGGCTGGGCACCGTGGGTGGTTCCGGGAGGAGCACTCGTGATCCACGATGTCTTCCCCGATCCGAACGACGGCGGGCAGGCCCCCTACCGGATCTACCGGCGCGCGGTGGACAGCGCAGCGTTCCGTGAAATACGGACAGCAGGCTCCCTACGGGTGCTCGAGCGTATCGGAGGAGAGGTCGGGCGACTCTAG
- a CDS encoding prenyltransferase, with the protein MPDVPEVQGVLPAARVVETARSIAAVQECSGAIPWFAGGHVDPWDHVESAMALSAAGFLDKAEHAYDWLRRTQRQDGSWPLQIRGGRVEDAAADTNFCAYPAVGIWHHLSVTGDDGFAERMWPVVRRAVDFVLGVQSERGEVDWVLDRNGRTGGEALLSGCSSIHHSLRCALALAEHVGRPQPDWEVALGRLGHALRHHPEVFTPKHRYSMDWYYPILGGALRGEDGKRRLFDRWEDFVVDGLGVRCVDDHPWVTGAETCELVLSLDAVGERLPAVELFTAIQHLRDPNGSYWTGLVYADGKRWPEERTTWTGAAVVLAADALSRTTPGSGIFRADDLPAGLAVESCACLESPDLSSDTLEHP; encoded by the coding sequence TTGCCTGACGTTCCCGAGGTGCAGGGAGTGCTGCCGGCTGCCCGGGTCGTCGAAACCGCGAGATCGATCGCAGCGGTGCAGGAGTGTTCGGGCGCCATTCCGTGGTTTGCCGGTGGGCACGTCGACCCGTGGGATCATGTCGAGTCCGCGATGGCGCTGTCGGCGGCCGGTTTCCTCGACAAGGCCGAGCACGCCTACGACTGGTTACGCCGGACGCAGCGGCAGGACGGTTCCTGGCCACTACAGATCCGCGGGGGCCGGGTGGAGGACGCCGCTGCCGACACGAACTTCTGCGCCTATCCGGCCGTGGGGATCTGGCACCATCTGTCTGTCACCGGCGACGACGGTTTTGCCGAACGGATGTGGCCCGTGGTCCGTCGGGCAGTGGATTTCGTGCTGGGCGTGCAAAGTGAGCGCGGCGAGGTCGACTGGGTGCTCGACCGGAACGGCAGGACGGGGGGAGAGGCGCTGCTGTCGGGATGCTCCAGCATCCACCACAGCTTGCGTTGCGCGCTGGCACTGGCCGAACACGTCGGCAGGCCACAACCGGACTGGGAGGTCGCGCTCGGCAGGCTCGGACATGCGTTGCGCCACCACCCGGAAGTGTTCACGCCGAAGCACCGCTACTCGATGGATTGGTACTACCCGATCCTCGGCGGCGCGTTGCGCGGCGAGGACGGCAAGCGGCGGCTGTTCGACCGTTGGGAGGACTTCGTGGTCGACGGCTTGGGGGTGCGCTGTGTGGACGACCATCCGTGGGTCACCGGCGCGGAGACCTGCGAGCTGGTGCTGAGTCTGGACGCGGTGGGCGAGCGGCTTCCGGCCGTGGAGCTTTTCACCGCGATACAGCACCTGCGTGATCCCAACGGTTCCTACTGGACCGGCCTGGTCTACGCCGACGGCAAACGTTGGCCCGAGGAGCGCACCACCTGGACCGGTGCGGCCGTTGTACTGGCCGCCGATGCTCTGTCGCGAACCACCCCGGGCAGCGGGATCTTTCGTGCCGATGATCTCCCTGCCGGGTTGGCGGTCGAGAGTTGTGCCTGTCTAGAGTCGCCCGACCTCTCCTCCGATACGCTCGAGCACCCGTAG
- a CDS encoding class I SAM-dependent methyltransferase: protein MLTVDFTTLGVRAGQHVLDLGCGAGRHAFEMYRRGARVVAFDQDVAELENVATMFTAMEAENQVPSGASATTMAGDALELPFPDESFDHVIASEILEHLPEDEKAMHELVRVVKPGGRVAVTVPSWLPERVCWALSDVYHQVEGGHVRIYTVAELLARLRKAGLRPVHRHHAHALHSPYWWLKCAVGVEREDHPLTKLYHRLLVWDLMRRPWLTRTAEQLLDPVIGKSLVVYLHKPEAGVA from the coding sequence TTGCTGACAGTGGACTTCACCACGCTCGGTGTCCGAGCGGGGCAGCACGTACTGGACCTGGGCTGCGGTGCCGGGCGGCACGCATTCGAGATGTACCGGCGGGGTGCGCGGGTCGTGGCCTTCGACCAGGACGTCGCCGAGTTGGAGAACGTGGCGACGATGTTCACCGCCATGGAAGCCGAGAACCAGGTGCCGTCCGGTGCCAGTGCGACCACGATGGCCGGTGACGCACTGGAGCTGCCCTTTCCGGACGAGTCCTTCGACCACGTCATCGCCTCCGAGATCCTGGAGCACCTCCCGGAGGACGAGAAAGCCATGCACGAGCTCGTGCGTGTGGTCAAGCCGGGAGGCCGCGTCGCCGTGACCGTTCCGAGTTGGCTGCCCGAGCGGGTGTGCTGGGCATTGTCGGATGTCTACCACCAGGTCGAGGGCGGTCACGTGCGGATCTACACGGTCGCCGAACTGCTCGCCCGGTTGCGCAAGGCGGGCCTGCGCCCGGTGCACCGGCATCATGCACACGCGCTGCACTCCCCGTACTGGTGGCTGAAGTGTGCGGTGGGTGTGGAACGCGAGGATCATCCGCTGACGAAGCTGTATCACCGGTTGCTGGTGTGGGATCTCATGCGGCGACCGTGGTTGACTCGGACGGCCGAGCAGTTGCTCGATCCGGTGATCGGCAAAAGCCTCGTGGTTTATCTGCACAAGCCGGAGGCGGGGGTTGCCTGA
- a CDS encoding glycosyltransferase family 4 protein has translation MRIALLSYRSKPHCGGQGVYVQRLSRGLTALGHDVEVFSGQPYPDLDPGVRLTPVPSLDLYRESDPFRTPHWREFRDPIDVAELATMWTAGFPEPWTFSLRVAKMLHARADEFDVVHDNQSLGNGLLSLHRAGIPLVSTVHHPITHDRRVDLAAATWWRKLTVRRWYGFLRMQARVARKLPKLLTVSRSSAMDISTDFGVSPERITTVPLGVDPTVFRPPATPRVPGRIVAMASADTPLKGIGTLLEAVAKLRTEREVELVLVAKPIPGGPTERLIEELAIGDAVHTVGGLDDDELAGLLGSAEIACVPSLYEGFSLPTVEAMACATPLVASRAGAIPEVVGPDGRSADLVEPGDAEDLARALGELFEDPQRRRRLGESGRRRVLHRYSWESVAAATVDCYTEAIEEMRERQ, from the coding sequence GTGCGAATAGCACTCCTGTCGTACCGGAGTAAGCCGCACTGCGGCGGTCAAGGCGTCTACGTGCAGCGTCTCAGCCGCGGGTTGACGGCGCTCGGGCATGACGTGGAGGTGTTTTCCGGACAGCCGTATCCCGATCTCGACCCCGGTGTGCGGCTCACCCCGGTCCCCAGTCTGGACCTGTACCGCGAGTCCGATCCGTTCCGGACCCCGCACTGGCGCGAGTTCCGGGATCCGATCGATGTCGCCGAACTCGCAACGATGTGGACAGCCGGTTTCCCCGAGCCGTGGACCTTCAGTCTCCGCGTGGCGAAGATGCTGCACGCTCGTGCCGACGAGTTCGACGTCGTCCACGACAACCAGTCGCTGGGCAATGGCCTGCTCTCGCTGCATCGTGCCGGGATTCCGCTGGTCTCGACAGTGCACCACCCCATCACGCACGATCGCCGGGTCGACCTGGCCGCGGCCACGTGGTGGCGCAAGCTCACCGTGCGCCGCTGGTACGGCTTCCTGCGCATGCAGGCTCGGGTGGCCAGGAAACTCCCGAAGCTGCTGACGGTGTCCCGCTCGTCGGCGATGGATATCAGCACCGACTTCGGTGTTTCGCCGGAGCGGATCACCACGGTCCCGCTCGGTGTGGACCCCACGGTGTTCCGTCCTCCTGCCACTCCGAGAGTTCCCGGGCGCATCGTCGCCATGGCCAGTGCGGACACTCCGTTGAAGGGGATCGGCACCCTCCTGGAGGCGGTCGCCAAGCTGCGCACCGAACGGGAGGTGGAGCTCGTCCTGGTCGCCAAGCCGATTCCGGGAGGACCGACCGAACGGTTGATCGAGGAGCTCGCTATCGGTGACGCCGTGCACACGGTCGGTGGCCTCGATGATGACGAACTCGCCGGTCTGCTGGGTTCCGCGGAGATCGCCTGTGTGCCCTCGCTCTACGAGGGGTTCTCACTGCCCACCGTCGAGGCCATGGCCTGTGCGACCCCGCTGGTGGCCAGCCGGGCGGGTGCGATCCCCGAGGTCGTCGGTCCGGACGGGCGGAGTGCGGACCTCGTCGAGCCCGGTGACGCCGAAGACCTCGCGCGGGCACTGGGGGAGCTGTTCGAGGACCCGCAGCGGCGGCGTCGACTGGGCGAGTCCGGACGGCGGCGGGTACTGCACCGGTACAGCTGGGAGTCCGTGGCCGCGGCCACGGTGGACTGCTACACGGAGGCGATCGAGGAGATGCGGGAAAGGCAGTGA
- a CDS encoding MBL fold metallo-hydrolase, with product MSNGGTRERHAWIEPGAFEVAPGIHRIPLPLPSDGLRAVNVYAIEDGGDLVLIDSGWALEEAREQLETALGKIGYGFEDVRRFLVTHVHRDHYTLGVTLRRTFGTSVSLGIGEQPSLEAIIAGRADGQLSQLRRWGAAELTELVEANRQGDGQSRDHYELPDDWIEGTTEIELATRTLRAVPTPGHTRGHVVFLDAESSLLFSGDHVLPHITPSIGLEPARAQLPLGDYLDSLRLMRGYPDMRLLPAHGPVTGSVHSRIDELIAHHDDRLALTAQAIEDGAGTAYEAALKLGWTRHNRRLDELDVFNRILAVGETAAHLDVLVTRDSLRSSMVDGIVEYRTASTSAPE from the coding sequence TTGTCGAACGGTGGCACGCGGGAACGGCATGCCTGGATCGAGCCGGGCGCGTTCGAGGTCGCTCCGGGGATACACCGAATTCCGCTTCCCCTGCCCAGTGACGGGCTGCGCGCGGTCAATGTGTACGCCATCGAGGATGGTGGCGACCTGGTGCTCATCGATTCGGGATGGGCACTGGAGGAAGCACGCGAGCAGCTCGAAACGGCGCTCGGCAAGATCGGCTACGGCTTCGAGGATGTGCGGAGGTTCCTGGTGACGCATGTGCACCGGGACCACTACACGCTCGGCGTGACGCTGCGCAGGACGTTCGGCACGAGCGTGAGTCTGGGCATCGGCGAGCAGCCCTCCCTGGAGGCCATCATCGCCGGGCGTGCGGACGGTCAGCTGTCCCAGTTGCGGCGGTGGGGTGCAGCCGAACTCACCGAGCTGGTCGAAGCCAACAGGCAGGGGGACGGGCAATCGCGGGATCACTACGAGTTGCCGGACGACTGGATCGAGGGCACCACGGAGATCGAACTGGCGACTCGCACGCTGCGTGCCGTTCCCACACCGGGGCACACCCGAGGTCACGTGGTCTTTCTCGATGCGGAGTCCTCGCTGCTGTTCTCCGGAGACCACGTGCTGCCGCACATCACTCCGTCCATCGGGCTGGAACCGGCGCGTGCGCAGTTACCGCTCGGGGACTATCTCGATTCGCTGCGGCTGATGCGAGGTTACCCGGACATGCGCCTGCTTCCTGCGCACGGGCCGGTCACCGGCAGCGTGCACAGCCGCATCGACGAGCTGATCGCCCACCACGACGACCGCCTGGCGCTGACCGCGCAGGCGATCGAGGATGGTGCGGGCACAGCTTACGAGGCAGCGCTCAAGCTCGGTTGGACGCGGCACAACCGGCGTCTGGACGAACTCGACGTATTCAACCGGATACTCGCCGTCGGTGAAACGGCTGCGCACTTGGATGTGCTCGTCACCCGTGACTCCCTGCGATCCTCGATGGTGGACGGGATCGTGGAATACCGGACGGCATCGACATCCGCACCGGAGTGA
- a CDS encoding MFS transporter has protein sequence MLSNTVNSKNPPPRNQAKRAALASYLGGMLEYFDFFIYASAAALVFDTIFFPGSGAVGTLMSLATFGVAYVARPFGAVILGHFGDKLGRKKVLLLTLLLMGSGTFLIGCLPSYDAIGIWAPVLLVALRLLQGVSAGGETAGASSLIIEHAPSDKRSFYGSWTMNGISSGIVLASLVFIPVAGMPDEQLYSWGWRIPFWSSIVVLVVAYFVRRTLDEPEIFEEEAKDNHAAKLPFAEMIRNHWSDVLRLALCSLFTMVNTMVTVFALQYATGTVGLDRSLMLQVAVLSNVVALIFQPLSGYVADRLGRKPVFVIGCLGCAVLIFAYFAAITAGNFFLIFTVGLLLTGVLYSMPNGIYPAFFTEMFTVRVRYTGMAIGLQIGLITAGFTPAVATALVGGRADDWAPVAWMTAIICVVSAIAAATARETYQTPLEDLGIKKTGGDAQDTQRGTQDEVVRSVPT, from the coding sequence GTGCTGAGCAACACGGTCAACTCGAAGAATCCCCCACCGCGGAACCAGGCGAAACGCGCTGCCTTGGCCAGCTACCTGGGCGGTATGCTCGAATATTTCGACTTCTTTATTTACGCCTCGGCCGCCGCGTTGGTGTTCGACACCATATTCTTTCCCGGCTCGGGCGCTGTGGGCACCCTGATGTCGCTGGCAACATTCGGTGTGGCTTACGTGGCACGCCCTTTCGGCGCAGTCATCCTCGGTCACTTCGGTGACAAACTCGGACGAAAGAAAGTGCTGCTCCTGACGCTGCTGCTGATGGGGTCGGGGACCTTTCTCATCGGCTGTCTGCCCAGCTACGATGCCATCGGCATCTGGGCGCCCGTGCTGCTGGTGGCGCTTCGTTTGCTGCAGGGCGTCTCCGCTGGTGGCGAAACGGCGGGAGCCAGTTCCCTGATCATCGAGCACGCACCTTCCGACAAGCGCTCTTTCTACGGCAGCTGGACGATGAACGGAATTTCCTCCGGTATCGTCCTGGCCAGTTTGGTTTTCATTCCGGTTGCCGGCATGCCCGATGAGCAGTTGTACAGCTGGGGATGGCGCATCCCGTTCTGGTCGAGCATCGTCGTGCTCGTGGTTGCCTACTTCGTTCGCCGCACTCTCGATGAGCCGGAAATTTTCGAGGAAGAAGCCAAGGACAACCACGCTGCCAAGCTGCCGTTCGCCGAGATGATCAGGAATCACTGGTCGGACGTGCTTCGTCTTGCTCTGTGCTCGCTGTTCACCATGGTGAACACGATGGTCACCGTGTTCGCCCTGCAATATGCCACCGGTACGGTGGGGCTGGACCGTTCTCTCATGCTCCAGGTGGCCGTGCTCTCCAACGTGGTGGCGCTGATCTTCCAGCCGCTATCGGGCTACGTCGCCGACCGCCTCGGTCGTAAGCCGGTGTTCGTCATCGGTTGCCTCGGGTGCGCCGTGCTCATCTTCGCCTACTTCGCTGCGATCACAGCCGGCAACTTCTTCCTGATCTTCACGGTCGGACTGCTGCTCACCGGAGTGCTGTACAGCATGCCGAACGGTATCTATCCGGCCTTTTTCACCGAAATGTTCACCGTGCGTGTCCGCTATACGGGGATGGCCATCGGACTGCAGATCGGCCTCATCACTGCCGGGTTCACCCCGGCAGTGGCCACCGCGCTCGTCGGTGGCCGTGCGGACGACTGGGCGCCGGTTGCTTGGATGACCGCCATCATCTGCGTTGTCTCCGCCATCGCCGCGGCCACGGCTCGGGAGACCTACCAGACCCCGTTGGAGGACTTGGGGATCAAGAAGACCGGGGGTGACGCACAGGACACTCAGCGGGGCACCCAGGACGAGGTGGTCCGGAGTGTGCCGACCTGA